AGGAACGGGAGTCGAGGCAGCGATCTGTTGCACCGTTTGATCTTGAATTTTGGGGGGATGGGGTTCTCCCTGCCAAACCTTCAGGGTTTTATCCGCACTGCCACTGACAATCAATTGTCCATCAGCACTCCAAGCAACACTATTAACACAATTTTGATGACCCTCTAGGGTCGTTAAGAGGGTAGCCGTTTCTACTTGCCAAAGTTTCAGGGTGCGATCGTCGCTACCACTGACCAAAAATTGCCCATCGGGACTAAAGGCAAGCGATCGCACATAATCTTGATGTCCTTCAAAAACCTGCATAGTTTTTCCCGTCTCGAAATCCCACAGTTTGACCAAATTATCCCAACCCCCACTGGCTAACCATTGCCCATCGGGACTAAATGCCAAGGCATTGACAATATTTAGCCGGGAAGCCAAATCCCCTAGCGTTGCAAACTCTACCTCTTTTCCTAAGTGCCACAGTTTAATACTATTATCATCGCTGCCACTGGCAATAATGCGCCCATCGGGGCTGAAACTCACAGCCCGCACGGATGCTAAATGACCAGTGAGGGTATAGATCGCTTCTCCATAACGGGAATCAGTCGGGTCAAGTTGCCACACCTTTACCGTGCGGTCTTTACTAGCACTGGCTAACAGAGTGCCTTGGGGATTCCAGGCGATCGCATTAATCGCCTCTCCATAACGGCGATCATCTCCTGTCTGACTCTCGCCCAACTGCGGCCCCCATTCCCCCTGTTGCAAATCCCACACATAAATCGCGCGATCGTCCCCCCCACTGGCTAAAAACCGACCATTCGGACTAAACGCTACTGTATTCACGTATAACTCATGACAGTTAAGGGTTCCCTCATGCTCTCCCGTCACCCCATCCCAAAAGCGAATAGACCGGTCTTCCGAGCCACTAGCCACGACAGTAGAATTGGGATGTATATCAACAGCGCCCACCCATTGCGTATGACCTCGAAGAGTATGCACGCAACGCCATTCAGAGGATGAAGCAGTTGCAGGCAACTGAGACGCTAAGGGAGAAACGGCCGGTTGTATGGGAGCGGTTAGGGGATCGACCAAACGATCCACCGTCGGTAAACCTTGCAAATCCTCTAGAACCTCTTGAGCCGAATGATAGCGGTGATTAATGGCATCGGCAATGAGGCGATCGATAATTTTTGCTAAGGGTTGACTAATGGGATTATCATCCAAACACTGCCGCCAAATCCAGGTATCCTCATGAATATCAAATAACTCAAACGGTGACTTTCCGGTGAGCATATGCAAACAAGTCACCCCTAAACTATAGAGATCGCTCGAAAAAACCGCCCGTCCTCGGCCTTGTTCTGGGGCTAAATATTCCGGTGTCCCAATGGTGGTTCCCGTTTTCAGTAAAGCCGTTGATGTGGCATATTTTGCCGCCCCAAAATCCACTAAAACCAGTTGCCCATTTTCCCGCAAAATAATATTTTCGGGTTTAATATCCCGATGAATCACATGGTGGTGATGAATAAAATCTAAAACCGGTAGCAAATTATAAAGTAACTCGCGGATTTGGTTCTCATTAAATCTTCCTGCTTGCTCCAGAACTTGGCTTAAATTTTGCCCATCAATAAATTCTTGTACCAGATATTGGCGAGAATCTTGGCTAAAGTGGGCATGTAGGGCGGGAATTTGGGCATGTTCTCCCAGATCGTCTAAGCGAACTGCCTCTTGTTCAAACAATTGGGTTGCCTTTTGCACATTATTGGTTCCCTGGGCTTGGGGAAAAAACTGCTTGATCACACAATAGGGTTGAGACGGTTTATCGCGATCGATGCCCAAAAAAGTGCGCCCAAACCCCCCTTGGCCAATACATTTGAGTGCTTTATACCGGTCTTTGAGCAACAAAGCACTGCGACAGCTTTGGCAGAAAGCATGACGGTCAGGGTTTTTGGGTTGCTTGCAGTCCGGGTTGAGGCAATATCTCATAGCATGGGTTAGGCGGGGCACATTGATCTATCTTATTATTGTTTTATTGTTTATAGCGCTGTGGTATGTACGTTACGTTAGCAGGTAGATGATTAGGATCGGGTAGGGTGGGCAGGGTATGCTTGTAGGAATTGAATGATTTTGCTTATCCTCCTGCCCACCCTACGATAATTTGCTTGGGCGCGGCGAGATATGGCAGAACGGTTACTGGAAAACCATCAGCGCGGTTTGTGGACAAGTGCAAGTGCGGAAAGGGTGGATCAGTTGAGGGCGATCGTGCATCAAGCGGAGGCGAACATTGAGTAATTCAATAAGATCAGGAATATTCTTCATGATTACTTTCCGCAGCTTGTCTCATCGCCAAAAATGCTTCTTTAATGGATTGGCTTACAGCACTTTGAGGTTCAGCTAAAATCAGAGATTGATAAGATTCCAGGAACCGACATCGTAATCGATGAAAAAGATGTAGGAAATGACGAATAAATCCAATGCAATCTAAGATAACAAACTCAATTCCTCCCGTTTCGTGATACAAAGATTGTGCATAAGTCTGAACTTGATGATCAATTTGCTCAGTGGTGATAAAAATGTAATTATCGACTCGTTTATCTCCTAAGCTGAGTTTCTGTAAGGCACGGTCTATATCATCACGGTCGATGCAATTTAGCCAATAAACAGGCCATTAAAAGACGAACTCCTGCACGATTTTTGAGATTACGAGCCACATAGTCAGCCGATTGTCTAATCTTGACATCATCAATCAGTGAGCTATCTAAGTTGGTATTAGCTTGTCTAAAAGCGGCATTGAGGATGTCGATGGGTTCTGGCATTTTCTCCCCTGTCCTGGAATATCATAGTTTGTCCAGAGTACCTCTGTCCGAGGTTGTTTAACCGATAAACATTGTTTGGAGGGTGCTTCGATACGGTTCCAATCTTGGTAAAGATGAGCAAAGAGATCGCAATCATAGCCAGATATGGCAACTTTTCCCTGAACCTGGTTCAACACTGCGGCTAATTCTCGATGATCATCATCTGTCATTTCGTATGCATAGGCATGGCGATCGCCGCGTGTATCATGGGGATAAGGAGGATCGCAGTAAAATAGGGTGTCTGGACTATCATATCGCCCAATCACTTCTATGGCTCTGCCCTGTTCAATTTGCACCCGTAACAGTCTTTGTACAATCTCCGAGAGTCCTTCAACAGAGCCTAACCAACGAGAAACCGCTCCTGACATACCTGCTCGACTGGTGAGTTTACAATGGGCCCATCTTCCAGCACTAGCGGTTTGAGCAAGTCCGGTTCTCACCTGACGAGCGCGAACGAAAAAACGCCTTGCTCTTTCGAGTTCTGAGCAATTTTCCCTCGGTTCTTCTACAGCAATTCTCAGTTCTTCTCTGGAAAAAGGAGTTAATCCAATGGCTTGAATGAGGTCTTCTTTTTGGTCGCGCAAAACTCGAAAAAAGTTGACAACTTCTCCATCAATATCATTATAAGTTTCTACAGGGGAAGGTTGACGATTGAGGAGAACAGCCGCAGATCCTGCAAATGGCTCACAGTAATGGGTGGCTTCTGGCAATAAGGGGAGAAGCCAGTTAAGATGATTAAATTTCCCGCCATACCACCCAAAAGCAATGAGTTTAGACATTCGTATATTCCTAGGCTTTACTCTGTTTATTTTTTACTTCCACCATGCTCCCACTATAGCACAAAGCGCTGTATCCCCACATTAAAGCCCCATATTGAAGAGTGGACAAGAACCAATTCAATACATTTGGAAAGCCCCTACAATTCTATTTCTATCAGATTGAGAAATGGGGAATAAATAGACTCTCAACTAGAGTAGATAATTGCACGCTATTCTCCGTTACGGAGTTGTCATTATCTTCAAGTTCCTCAATCCACTCAGTAGTTGCCATGGGGGATGTGCCTCGAAAAAAAAGTTCTTCTATAGGGATCTCGGTTTTTTCGGAGGGTTTTTATGCAAAAGTGACTAATTTGTAATATTTATTTACAATAAAGGTCTAAATCCCCTAAAATTCTGTATCTTAGAGGCCACTAAGGGAAAAAATAGATTACCGATTACCAAAATATGTATGATTTAGTGATTAAAGGGGGGCGTTTTCCGGGGGGCGATCGCCGAGATCTGGCAATTTCCGGTAACCAGATCGCCGCTATTGCCCCAGAAATAAACGCTCCCACCCAAGAGGAACTCTGGGTTACTGATAAGCTGATCAGCCCTCCCTTTGTGGAGTCCCATATTCATCTAGATTCGGCTCTGACTGCGGGAGATCCGCGCTGGAATGAGAGCGGAACTCTGTTTGAAGGGATTGCCATTTGGGGCGATCGCAAGCAATCCTTACAGTATGAGGAAGTCCAACACAGAGCCTTAAAAGCGCTCAAACAACAAGCAGCACAAGGAGTCCTTTGGGTACGCACCCACGCGGATGTCAGCGAACCCAACTTAATCGCCTTGAAAGCCTTATTAGACTTGCGAGAGCAGGTGAAAGACTGGCTAACGCTGCAAGTCGTCGCTTTTCCCCAAGATGGCATTTATGGGCAACCCCAAAACGAACAGCTTTTAGAAACTGCGCTGCAACTGGGTGCAGATGCCGTCGGTGGCATTCCCCACTATGAACTGACTCGCGAAGATGGGGTAAAATCAGTTCACCGCATCTTTGAATTAGCGCAACAGTATCATAAATTAATCGACATTCACTGCGATGAAATTGACGACGATCAAGCCCGATTTTTAGAAGTCGTGGCTGCTTGCGCTGTTCGTAGCGGACTCGGTTCCCAAGTGACCGCCAGCCATACAACTGCCTTTGGCTCCTATAATAATGCCTATGCGTTTAAGCTAATGGGCTTACTCAAACGGGCAAAAATTAACTTTATTTCCAATCCTTTAATTAACATTACCCTGCAAGGGCGCACCGATACCTATCCCAAACGGCGCGGCGTTACCCGTGTGAAAGAATTGTGGCAAAATGGCTTAAATGTTTCCCTCGGTCATGACTGTATTCAAGACCCTTGGTATAGTCTGGGAACCGGCAATATGTTAGAAGTCGCTCATATGGCGGTTCATGTCTGTCAGATGACGGGAATGGCAGAAATTAATGCTTGTTACGATATGGTTACCACGGGAGGCGCAACAACCCTAAATGTGTCGGATTCTTATGGGTTAGACGTGGGTAAACCCGCCAATCTTATTATTCTTGATGCTGAGAGTCCCTATGATGCCATTCGCCGACGAGCAACGGTAGAGGTGGTGATTTCTCAGGGGAAAATTCGCGTCAAAACGGATGCTCCCCAAGTCCATTGGCAGGTTTAAATAGAGAAATGGTTTGACACCAAATCTGGTGAATTCGTTAAAGTATTGGGTACGGTGGGCAGGATATTCTGGTCAACTTTGAATGATGTCGCCGATTCTCCTGCCCACCCTACGATACTACGATACTAGGATGCGAAATAGGCGGCTAATTCTTCTGAACCGCCAATATGTTGGCCGTCAATAAAGACTTGGGGAACGGTATCTTTACCGGTGATGGCTTTTAGGGAACGGGTGGTTACTGCATCAGCAAGGGTGATTTCTTCGTATTCTAAGCCTTTGTCTTTGAGTAGATCTTTGGCTTTGGCGCAGAAGGGACAACCGACTTTTGTAAATAGAGAAATCATTTTCGGCTTAACGGCGCTGGGATTGATATATTTGAGCATGGTTTCTGCGTCGGAAACCTCGAAAGGATCGCCGGGTTTTTCCGGTTCGATGAACATTTTTTCAATGGTTTTGTTTTTGACGAGCATGGAGTAGCGCCAAGAGCGTTGACCAAATCCTAGGTCTTGTTTGTCTACTAGCATACCCATGCCGTCGGTGAAGTCTCCGTTACCATCGGGAATGAAGGTGATTTTGTTGGCTTTTTGATCTTTGGCCCATGCTTCCATTACAAAGGTGTCGTTCACGGAAACACAGATAATATCATCGACTCCGTTGGCTTTGAAAACGTCGGCGAGTTCGTTGTATCCGGGTACGTGGGTGGAGGAGCAGGTGGGGGTGAAGGCTCCGGGAAGGGAGAAGACGATGACGGTTTTGCCAGCAAATAGTTCATCGGTGCTGATGTCTTTCCATTCGTTGTTGACGCGAGCGCGAAAGTTGACGTTGGGTACGGTTTGACCTTCTTTATTCTGCAACATAAATGTTTATCTCCTGATAGGGGTCTAAAACGAACTCGTTATGAATTTGAATTGTTTTAATCATACTCATAACGAGTCCGGGTTGTCAAGGGGGGAAATTTTCGATCGCCAGTACCGCCATAATTGTTAGATAATGGGAAAGTTGTGTTAATACTGAACTCTACTGAACGCTAGGAACCACCATGCGAACCCACTACTGCGGAGAATTACAAGGAAAAAACATTGGCGAGACGGTAACCCTGTGCGGTTGGGTTGATCGCCGTCGCGATCATGGTGGTGTGATTTTTCTAGATTTGCGCGATCGCACTGGAATCGTGCAAATTGTTAGCGACCCAGACCGAACCCCCGACTCCTACGAGCTGGCGGAAAAATTGCGGAATGAGTATGTGGTAACCATTCAAGGACGAGTCACCCAGAGGCCAGAAGAGTCCCTCAACCCCAAAATTGCCACCGGAGAAGTGGAAATTTACGCCGATAAAATTGAGCTACTCAACGGCATTAACCGGCAAATGCCGTTTCAGGTATCGAGCTACGAAGAAGAGGCAGTACGGGAAGATTTGCGGCTGAAGTATCGCTATTTAGACTTGAGACGCGATCGCATGAGCCACAACCTCAAACTGCGCCACCAGGTTGTAAAAGCTATCCGCCGCTACTTAGAAGACGAACAGCACTTCATGGAAGTAGAAACCCCAATCTTGACCCGCTCCACCCCAGAAGGCGCAAGGGATTACCTGGTTCCCAGCCGAGTCAATGCGGGGGAATGGTACGCCCTGCCCCAATCGCCCCAACTGTTTAAACAATTACTCATGGTCTCCGGATTTGACCGGTATTATCAGATTGCTCGCTGCTTCCGGGATGAAGACCTGCGAGCCGATCGCCAGCCCGAATTTACCCAACTGGACATGGAAATGAGCTTCATGTCCGAAGAAGACATTATTAACCTCAACGAAGGCTTAGTTTGTCATATCTTCAAAACCATCAAAAACATCGACATTCCCCGACCCTTCCCCCGCATCACCTATAAAGAATCCATGGAGCGCTATGGATGCGATCGCCCCGATACCCGCTTTGGACTAGAATTAGCCGATGTCTCCGATGTCGTCAAAGACTGCGGGTTTAAGGTCTTTTCCGGAGCTGTTGCTGCCGGTGGCTCAGTCAAAATTTTACCCATTCCCAACGGCAACGATAAAATTTCCAACGTCGCCATCAAACCCGGTGGCGAACTCTTCAAAGAAGCCACCGAAGCCGGAGCCAGAGGACTCGCCTATATTCGCGTCCGAGAAAATGGAGAAATCGACACCATTGGCGCGATCAAAGATAACCTCAGTGCCGAACAAAAACAGGAAATCCTGAAGCGCACCGGAGCCGAAGCCGGCCATTTACTCCTGTTTGGAGCTGGAGATACCGCTACGGTGAACAAAACCCTAGACCGCTTGCGGCAAGTGATTGGCAAACAAATGGGACTCATTGACGACAACCAAATTAACCTGATTTGGGTTACCGAGTTTCCCATGTTTGAATGGAATGCCGATGAAAAGCGCCTAGAAGCCTTACATCACCCCTTCACTTCGCCGAACCCAGAAGACTTAGACGACATTAAAACTGCCCGCGCTAGAGCCTACGATCTCGTCTACAACGGCAATGAGATTGGCGGGGGAAGCCTGCGGATCTACCAACGGGAGATTCAAGAACAGGTATTTGAGGCGATCGGACTCTCCCCCGAAGAAGCCCACAATAAATTTGGTTTCCTCCTGGAAGCCTTTGAATATGGGACTCCTCCCCATGGCGGGATTGCCTATGGCTTAGACCGATTTGTAATGCTCCTCGCGGGTGAAGACTCTATCCGCGATGTGATTGCCTTCCCCAAAACTCAGCAAGCTCGATGTGTACTTACCGACGCTCCGGCAACGGTGGATAATCGCCAGTTGAAAGAACTGTCTGTGGCTTCTACCCACAAACCGAAGGCAAAAAATGATTAATGGGCGATCGGCGATCGGTAATGGGTGATGGTCATCAATTAAAGCAGTGCGCCCTTCGACTCCGCTCAGGGCACACCCTAGAGCGCCTGGCGCTATTATGAGGTATGATATCAAGTCCGTTGGATCAGTTGTAATATCAAATCCGACTAATCAGTTACAGTATGTCATTGCGAATGGAGCGGAGCGGAATGAAGCAATCTCGATTACCCATTACCAACTTGAGGCGATTTAATTACCCCAGACATCAAAAGCCACCAGGGAACATAGAGACTAGGAAGCCAAGAAGAATAGGGACGTAACTGGGGAATCATCATCGGCAAAATAAACTGTAAAGACCGCAAAGATGCGGGTTGATTTCCTTCTCGGTCTACCACACCATAGCGTCGGGCTTGTTCGGCGACAATCTGTACTTTTCCCGTTCGTTTGATGATCTCGGAATCGGTAGCAAGACAGGCAATCACTCGACCCGTTAATAAGGGAGTTTCCCAGTTAAAGCCATCAGCAAAGGGATTTCCTCGCTCTGGTAGAGTTCCACTTGCTTCTTGCTCTTGGGCAAATTGGGTAAATTTTTCTGTCCCCACAATTCCCGGCCAAATGGAGAGGGAGGTAATGTTATGGGGTTTAAGTTCTAAGGCTAATTCTAGGGCTAGGCGATCGCACGCTGTTTTACCCACTCCATACAGTACCCCAAATATGGGAAACAATCCCCCCCAAGAAGACAGGGTACAAATGAGTCCTTGTTTCCGAGGAACCATCATCCGCGCTGCATACACACTGGCAATATAATGCCCCCGCAACCCCACATGATTGACCCGATCCCATAAATTGGGTTCTAATTCCCAAAAAGATTGACCATAGGTTTCTTTGAGCATGGATACGGCAGAATAAGCATTATTCACCAATAGATCGAGTTGTCCCTGCTGTTCATCCGCGATACGCTCGAATAACAAACGCACCTGCTCATCATCACCATGATCCACTTGTACCGGAATGGCTGCCCCACCCACTTTTTCTAGTTCCTTTTGGGTTTCTTCTAAGCTCCCCATTCCTGGCTCAGAACTGTACAGAGTTCTGCCAGTAATATAAACGGTTGCGCCAGCTTCTGCCAAACCGATGGCAATTCCTTTTCCTAACCCACGAGAGGCTCCGGTAACTAGGGCAATTTTTCCTTCGAGTGGTTTTGATGTCATTATGTTCTGCGGTTATTTCTATGTCCACAATTATTGTTCTGCTTTAGATGATAAATCAGTTCTTCTTTAGAAAGGTAGGGAGCATTAAAGGCAGCAAGCAGGATGCTCGCACTCCTTCGATTTTGCCCAGAGGATCGGAAGATGATACAGTAAAATATTGTGCCCATGCTCTCCACCCCGTTCCCCAGATCTCATGTTGTGTGATTATCTCGTCCAAATTCTCACGGCTCGCGTCTATGATGTTGCCCAAGAAACGCCCCTAGAAGTGGCGAGTAACCTTTCTCGGCGACTGGGGAATCGGCTGCTGCTGAAACGGGAAGATATGCAATCCGTATTTTCGTTTAAGTTGCGGGGAGCTTATAATCGGATGGCGAAACTGCCTCCGGAGCAGTTGGCCCAAGGGGTGATTGCTTCATCTGCGGGGAATCATGCCCAAGGGGTTGCCTTAGCTGCGCGGCATTTGGGAACCCGTGCGTTAATTGTGATGCCGGTGACTACGCCACAGGTGAAAGTGGATGCGGTGCGATCGCACGGCGGAGAGGCAGTATTGTATGGTGAAACCTATGATGAAGCCTATGGCCATGCCCGCGAACTGGAAGCCGAGAAAGGGTTAACGTTTATTCATCCGTTTAACGATCCCGATGTGATTGCCGGCCAGGGAACCATCGGCATGGAAATTTTACGCCAATATCAACAGCCCATCCATGCCATTTTTGTGGCCATTGGTGGCGGGGGTCTCATTTCGGGCATTGCCTCCTACGTGAAACGCCTGCATCCAGAAACCAAGATTATTGGCGTAGAGCCGGTGGATTCCGATGCTATGAATCAATCCCTGAAAGCCGGGAAGCGGGTGAGATTGCCCCAAGTGGGCTTATTTGCTGATGGGGTAGCGGTGCGGGAAGTGGGAGAGGAAACCTTCCGCCTCTGTCAAGAATATGTGGATGAAATTATTCTGGTCAAGACAGATGATACCTGTGCAGCCATTAAAGATGTATTTGAAGATACGCGATCTATTGTGGAACCTGCGGGAGCCTTGGCGATCGCCGGCGCGAAAGCCTATGTAGAGCGGGAAAAAATCCAAGGACAAACCCTCGTCGCTGTTGCCTGCGGTGCGAATATGAACTTCGATCGCCTGCGGTTTGTCGCCGAGCGAGCCGAATTTGGGGAACGCCGAGAAGCCATTTTTGCCGTCACCATTCCCGAAAAACCCGGCAGTTTACGCCGCTTCTGTGACTGTTTGGGGACGCGAAACCTCACCGAATTTAACTATCGCATCGCCGATCGCACCTGCGCCCATATCTTTGTCGGTGTACGAATTAAAGACCGAGACGATGCCGCCCAAATCGCCAAAACCTTTGCAGAAACAGGCTTTGAAACCCTAGAATTAACCGATGATGAACTGACGAAACTCCATCTACGCCACATGGTCGGCGGGCGATCGGCCTTAGCAGAACATGAATTAATATACCGCTTTGAATTTCCCGAACGCCCCGGCGCACTAATGAAATTTGTCGCCTCCATGAGTCCCAACTGGAATATCAGCCTTTTCCACTATCGTAATAATGGCGCAGACTATGGGCGCATCGTCGTCGGAATGCAAGTCCCCCCCGAAGAAATGGCAGAATGGCAAGCCTTTTTAGACACTTTAGGCTATCGCTATTGGGACGAAAATAATAATCCTGCCTACAAATTATTCTTGGCTTGATGACTACAACCCACCTCTAAGCCCGTCGGACAACT
The genomic region above belongs to Roseofilum capinflatum BLCC-M114 and contains:
- the ilvA gene encoding threonine ammonia-lyase, biosynthetic, with translation MLCDYLVQILTARVYDVAQETPLEVASNLSRRLGNRLLLKREDMQSVFSFKLRGAYNRMAKLPPEQLAQGVIASSAGNHAQGVALAARHLGTRALIVMPVTTPQVKVDAVRSHGGEAVLYGETYDEAYGHARELEAEKGLTFIHPFNDPDVIAGQGTIGMEILRQYQQPIHAIFVAIGGGGLISGIASYVKRLHPETKIIGVEPVDSDAMNQSLKAGKRVRLPQVGLFADGVAVREVGEETFRLCQEYVDEIILVKTDDTCAAIKDVFEDTRSIVEPAGALAIAGAKAYVEREKIQGQTLVAVACGANMNFDRLRFVAERAEFGERREAIFAVTIPEKPGSLRRFCDCLGTRNLTEFNYRIADRTCAHIFVGVRIKDRDDAAQIAKTFAETGFETLELTDDELTKLHLRHMVGGRSALAEHELIYRFEFPERPGALMKFVASMSPNWNISLFHYRNNGADYGRIVVGMQVPPEEMAEWQAFLDTLGYRYWDENNNPAYKLFLA
- the aspS gene encoding aspartate--tRNA ligase, whose product is MRTHYCGELQGKNIGETVTLCGWVDRRRDHGGVIFLDLRDRTGIVQIVSDPDRTPDSYELAEKLRNEYVVTIQGRVTQRPEESLNPKIATGEVEIYADKIELLNGINRQMPFQVSSYEEEAVREDLRLKYRYLDLRRDRMSHNLKLRHQVVKAIRRYLEDEQHFMEVETPILTRSTPEGARDYLVPSRVNAGEWYALPQSPQLFKQLLMVSGFDRYYQIARCFRDEDLRADRQPEFTQLDMEMSFMSEEDIINLNEGLVCHIFKTIKNIDIPRPFPRITYKESMERYGCDRPDTRFGLELADVSDVVKDCGFKVFSGAVAAGGSVKILPIPNGNDKISNVAIKPGGELFKEATEAGARGLAYIRVRENGEIDTIGAIKDNLSAEQKQEILKRTGAEAGHLLLFGAGDTATVNKTLDRLRQVIGKQMGLIDDNQINLIWVTEFPMFEWNADEKRLEALHHPFTSPNPEDLDDIKTARARAYDLVYNGNEIGGGSLRIYQREIQEQVFEAIGLSPEEAHNKFGFLLEAFEYGTPPHGGIAYGLDRFVMLLAGEDSIRDVIAFPKTQQARCVLTDAPATVDNRQLKELSVASTHKPKAKND
- a CDS encoding glutathione peroxidase; this translates as MLQNKEGQTVPNVNFRARVNNEWKDISTDELFAGKTVIVFSLPGAFTPTCSSTHVPGYNELADVFKANGVDDIICVSVNDTFVMEAWAKDQKANKITFIPDGNGDFTDGMGMLVDKQDLGFGQRSWRYSMLVKNKTIEKMFIEPEKPGDPFEVSDAETMLKYINPSAVKPKMISLFTKVGCPFCAKAKDLLKDKGLEYEEITLADAVTTRSLKAITGKDTVPQVFIDGQHIGGSEELAAYFAS
- the codA gene encoding cytosine deaminase, whose protein sequence is MYDLVIKGGRFPGGDRRDLAISGNQIAAIAPEINAPTQEELWVTDKLISPPFVESHIHLDSALTAGDPRWNESGTLFEGIAIWGDRKQSLQYEEVQHRALKALKQQAAQGVLWVRTHADVSEPNLIALKALLDLREQVKDWLTLQVVAFPQDGIYGQPQNEQLLETALQLGADAVGGIPHYELTREDGVKSVHRIFELAQQYHKLIDIHCDEIDDDQARFLEVVAACAVRSGLGSQVTASHTTAFGSYNNAYAFKLMGLLKRAKINFISNPLINITLQGRTDTYPKRRGVTRVKELWQNGLNVSLGHDCIQDPWYSLGTGNMLEVAHMAVHVCQMTGMAEINACYDMVTTGGATTLNVSDSYGLDVGKPANLIILDAESPYDAIRRRATVEVVISQGKIRVKTDAPQVHWQV
- a CDS encoding serine/threonine-protein kinase, with product MRYCLNPDCKQPKNPDRHAFCQSCRSALLLKDRYKALKCIGQGGFGRTFLGIDRDKPSQPYCVIKQFFPQAQGTNNVQKATQLFEQEAVRLDDLGEHAQIPALHAHFSQDSRQYLVQEFIDGQNLSQVLEQAGRFNENQIRELLYNLLPVLDFIHHHHVIHRDIKPENIILRENGQLVLVDFGAAKYATSTALLKTGTTIGTPEYLAPEQGRGRAVFSSDLYSLGVTCLHMLTGKSPFELFDIHEDTWIWRQCLDDNPISQPLAKIIDRLIADAINHRYHSAQEVLEDLQGLPTVDRLVDPLTAPIQPAVSPLASQLPATASSSEWRCVHTLRGHTQWVGAVDIHPNSTVVASGSEDRSIRFWDGVTGEHEGTLNCHELYVNTVAFSPNGRFLASGGDDRAIYVWDLQQGEWGPQLGESQTGDDRRYGEAINAIAWNPQGTLLASASKDRTVKVWQLDPTDSRYGEAIYTLTGHLASVRAVSFSPDGRIIASGSDDNSIKLWHLGKEVEFATLGDLASRLNIVNALAFSPDGQWLASGGWDNLVKLWDFETGKTMQVFEGHQDYVRSLAFSPDGQFLVSGSDDRTLKLWQVETATLLTTLEGHQNCVNSVAWSADGQLIVSGSADKTLKVWQGEPHPPKIQDQTVQQIAASTPVPRRTPKRPIYRPSVHQPWLD
- a CDS encoding SDR family NAD(P)-dependent oxidoreductase, coding for MTSKPLEGKIALVTGASRGLGKGIAIGLAEAGATVYITGRTLYSSEPGMGSLEETQKELEKVGGAAIPVQVDHGDDEQVRLLFERIADEQQGQLDLLVNNAYSAVSMLKETYGQSFWELEPNLWDRVNHVGLRGHYIASVYAARMMVPRKQGLICTLSSWGGLFPIFGVLYGVGKTACDRLALELALELKPHNITSLSIWPGIVGTEKFTQFAQEQEASGTLPERGNPFADGFNWETPLLTGRVIACLATDSEIIKRTGKVQIVAEQARRYGVVDREGNQPASLRSLQFILPMMIPQLRPYSSWLPSLYVPWWLLMSGVIKSPQVGNG
- a CDS encoding DNA adenine methylase, yielding MSKLIAFGWYGGKFNHLNWLLPLLPEATHYCEPFAGSAAVLLNRQPSPVETYNDIDGEVVNFFRVLRDQKEDLIQAIGLTPFSREELRIAVEEPRENCSELERARRFFVRARQVRTGLAQTASAGRWAHCKLTSRAGMSGAVSRWLGSVEGLSEIVQRLLRVQIEQGRAIEVIGRYDSPDTLFYCDPPYPHDTRGDRHAYAYEMTDDDHRELAAVLNQVQGKVAISGYDCDLFAHLYQDWNRIEAPSKQCLSVKQPRTEVLWTNYDIPGQGRKCQNPSTSSMPLLDKLIPT